From a region of the Vibrio ostreae genome:
- a CDS encoding hybrid-cluster NAD(P)-dependent oxidoreductase: MFFEWQGQQPVTLRCIDKMTETRDSVSIKLAALNPALLFRFKPGQFINLGVEIDGRSEFRAYSISSMNDEDYLQLTIKRVDGGKVSNFILDSLLSGDTVQALPPAGDFNCIDHPPVQSHQGAKTLLISAGCGITPVFAMAKYWLQSAKSDVHITFLHVARSAADTIYYHQLESLHAIYPNFDLKLLLKNSAGTRHPQGRLNLDWLLELVPDVEQRTVYLCGPGQFMQDVQGYLAAVNFDMANFYQESFTPVIGQNSDLADEPVNVFVPDFDLSIEAQKGQPLVEVLENAGLPIIAACRSGICGSCKCKVETGSVTSTSQQTLTPQEIEQGYVLACSSLVESDLQVQLG; this comes from the coding sequence ATGTTTTTTGAATGGCAAGGTCAGCAGCCCGTCACCCTGCGCTGTATTGATAAGATGACTGAAACCCGGGACAGCGTCAGCATCAAACTGGCGGCGCTCAACCCAGCGTTACTGTTCCGCTTCAAGCCCGGCCAGTTTATTAATCTCGGGGTAGAGATTGACGGCCGGAGTGAATTTCGCGCCTACTCCATCAGCTCAATGAACGACGAAGATTATCTTCAACTGACGATTAAGCGCGTCGATGGCGGCAAGGTCTCTAACTTTATCCTTGATTCCCTATTATCCGGTGATACGGTACAAGCACTACCGCCAGCGGGAGATTTTAACTGCATTGATCATCCGCCTGTCCAATCACACCAGGGCGCTAAAACGCTGCTGATCAGTGCCGGATGCGGTATAACGCCGGTCTTTGCCATGGCAAAATACTGGCTGCAGAGCGCGAAAAGCGATGTGCATATTACGTTTCTTCACGTCGCACGCAGCGCAGCTGACACCATTTATTACCACCAGCTGGAATCGCTGCATGCCATCTATCCCAACTTTGATTTAAAGCTGCTGCTGAAAAACAGTGCCGGTACCCGCCATCCACAAGGTCGTCTCAATCTCGACTGGTTGCTCGAACTGGTGCCGGATGTCGAGCAGCGCACGGTTTACCTGTGCGGCCCAGGTCAGTTTATGCAGGATGTGCAGGGCTACTTAGCCGCCGTTAACTTTGATATGGCCAACTTTTATCAGGAAAGTTTTACCCCGGTAATTGGTCAAAACTCTGACCTCGCTGATGAACCGGTTAATGTGTTTGTACCTGATTTTGATCTGAGTATAGAAGCGCAAAAAGGACAGCCGCTGGTTGAGGTACTGGAAAATGCAGGGCTGCCGATCATCGCCGCGTGCCGCAGCGGGATCTGTGGATCGTGTAAATGCAAAGTCGAAACGGGCAGTGTCACCTCGACCAGTCAGCAGACGCTGACACCGCAAGAGATTGAGCAGGGCTATGTTCTGGCGTGCTCTTCGTTAGTCGAATCGGATCTGCAAGTGCAGTTAGGTTAG
- a CDS encoding cupin domain-containing protein encodes MEIIRSQEFTADRAWGAKDIANMSGVTTRLHWTDKPYIWHVNDGEEVFAVMHGVVKMLYKEDGETKSEILNAGDIFFASVGTEHVAHPQGEARILVIEREGSI; translated from the coding sequence GTGGAAATAATCAGAAGCCAGGAATTTACCGCAGACAGGGCCTGGGGAGCTAAGGATATCGCTAACATGAGTGGTGTCACCACGCGTTTACATTGGACCGATAAGCCGTACATCTGGCACGTCAATGATGGTGAAGAAGTCTTTGCTGTTATGCACGGAGTGGTCAAAATGCTGTACAAAGAAGATGGCGAGACAAAATCTGAGATTTTAAATGCCGGGGATATTTTCTTTGCCTCCGTCGGCACCGAACATGTCGCTCATCCTCAAGGTGAAGCCAGAATCTTAGTTATCGAACGTGAAGGCAGTATTTAA